One Panicum virgatum strain AP13 chromosome 9K, P.virgatum_v5, whole genome shotgun sequence genomic region harbors:
- the LOC120651927 gene encoding deSI-like protein At4g17486 isoform X1, with protein MSDPSSHFLSCIVMMSGSKKERNLSTCFQLSQKSSVHFCLFSKVRSASPPPGNAPVYLNVYDLTPVNFYVYWAGLGIFHSGIEVHGVEYAFGAHDYSISGVFEVEPRQCPGFRFRKSIYMGTTCLDPLQVREFMEIQSVNYNGDTYHLISKNCNHFCEDICKRLTGNLIPKWVNRLARMGAVCNCILPESLKIDAVRHDPDGQAEDSEKRRLTGAFSCFSSISLCQRHFSTSSLFLRSPAKGTSWDTKQSSSAQLKTS; from the exons ATGTCTGATCCTTCTTCCCATTTCCTTTCATGTATAGTCATGATGTCGGGCTCAAAGAAGGAAAGGAATCTCAGCACGTGTTTCCAATTAAGCCAGAAATCTTCCGttcatttttgtttgttttcgaAAGTTCGATCTGCCAGCCCACCACCTGGAAATGCACCAGTTTATCTAAATGTGTATGATTTGACACCAGTAAATTTCTATGTTTACTGGGCTGGTCTAGGGATATTTCATTCTGGCATTGAAG TTCATGGCGTGGAGTATGCATTTGGAGCACATGACTATTCGATTAGTGGAGTTTTTGAGGTGGAACCTCGGCAGTGTCCTGGTTTCAGATTTAGGAAATCAATATACATGGGAACTACCTGCCTGGATCCTCTCCAAGTCAGAGAGTTCATGGAGATTCAGTCAGTAAATTACAATGGGGATACCTATCATTTGATAAGTAAAAACTGCAACCATTTCTGTGAGGATATCTGCAAAAGGTTGACAGgaaatttaattccaaaatggGTTAATCGGCTTGCCAGAATGG GTGCTGTTTGCAACTGCATTCTACCAGAGTCCCTCAAGATTGACGCAGTCCGTCATGACCCAGATGGCCAAGCTGAAGATAGTGAGAAAAGAAGGCTGACAGGTGCCTTCAGTTGCTTCTCTTCAATCTCTCTGTGCCAAAGACATTTCTCAACGTCTTCGCTCTTCCTACGATCGCCTGCGAAAGGAACTTCTTGGGATACAAAACAGTCGAGTTCTGCCCAATTGAAAACGAGCTGA
- the LOC120651928 gene encoding uncharacterized protein LOC120651928 has protein sequence MMPASASTNLDSCPPRRSPRLKKIHIIYDEDSDRDSSIFKRVKTEVIDSEEIASPSISELSVDSVSNKDGEQDCHDVSLKDLRAQCKAKNRKTSKVMLEGCGIKNGTKIKDESDLDKPLIALKQKRPKTSPAKANRKMEALTSSPCAAEVEDSTSKRDNTLSPAQSSPFKATMHDTTSEKFGRRAKDLEQSKIAINCTEEIVGKQICCTEVKNTAGAVVGCGKPDVLCEIKIEDMDYSEGFGTSSCSMKNSEHLSFELLQELMESGEHVPQSFVNQPNQLADVSDHSSERTCSVKENSFDDITAEKAAEVVSPLDEVSNHQKTSDLSNSDVDKSSIGNGFLACSFSQSCHDCIDNDGSWNTGAAHGNEPESVKILEELSPIDESSTDMVSPPKIVQSDLCGSTEMNCTSLEEVVQMQGEFQLGSVVCCGVRPKNMLLDMEIGHTASDYTFSFDRTLDLAQPVNFVAQDGRLESIVYDALNNHAQRKASENRSSVGLPDTAVVQSTVVDFNGNCAEDKMASDNKISLPVNAEWPLKDKLNSTDYDIHRSVNNEGPKEELVLQHQLFQSCTDMLNHTGVMPGISSAEESQKLSAGDPNSSATSLGTDGQIKKSELLIDEESNEGHAPKKLLSKRKIMSPTSQEKLCNALTGIDLCDGVRLKRKIVIEDFDKTRISLPQPAHKQDRSMFSTDRRLKGRTSISPTSKGVLKSTGSPPHQQTTCSCMRSSSMVLDTEKAVEFSQRQMHDIENIAAKLIRSLKHMKSIVDESLLSEAYSLVPNFNTAEIRAASEDALEVEKTTRKWLSIMNKDCNRFCKILSLAKKNAVSHPEAPRKQRKITFADETGGMLCHVKVFKDGQTNLLSECQSDL, from the exons ATGATGCCTGCTTCTGCTTCCACAAATCTTGATTCCTGTCCTCCTAGAAGATCTCCAAGGCTCAAGAAGATTCACATAATATATGATGAAGATTCTGATAGGGACTCTTCTATTTTTAAGCGGGTCAAAACTGAAGTCATTGATTCTGAAGAAATTGCCTCTCCTTCAATCTCAGAACTAAGTGTTGATTCTGTAAGCAACAAGGATGGCGAACAAGATTGTCATGATGTATCTCTCAAGGATCTCAGAGCTCAGTGTAAAGCTAAGAATCGGAAGACTTCAAAAGTCATGTTGGAAGGATGTGGCATTAAGAATGGGACTAAAATAAAAGACGAATCTGATCTTGATAAGCCTCTTATTGCGTTGAAACAGAAGAGGCCAAAAACATCTCCTGCTAAAGCAAACAGAAAGATGGAAGCACTAACATCTTCTCCATGTGCTGCAGAAGTGGAAGATTCAACATCAAAGAGAGACAATACTCTTAGTCCTGCACAGAGCTCCCCATTCAAAGCTACAATGCATGACACAACATCAGAGAAGTTTGGAAGGAGAGCTAAAGATCTGGAGCAGTCTAAAATTGCTATTA ACTGTACTGAAGAAATAGTTGGGAAGCAAATTTGTTGCACTGAAGTGAAAAACACAGCTGGAGCTGTAGTGGGCTGTGGAAAACCTGATGTTCTGTGTGAAATAAAAATAGAAGATATGGATTACTCTGAGGGTTTTGGAACTTCTAGCTGTTCCATGAAGAACTCTGAGCATTTATCTTTTGAGCTGCTGCAGGAGCTAATGGAGAGTGGTGAGCATGTACCACAGTCTTTCGTGAACCAACCAAATCAATTAGCCGATGTTTCTGATCATTCCAGTGAACGAACCTGCAGTGTCAAAGAAAACAGTTTTGATGACATTACAGCTGAAAAGGCAGCTGAGGTTGTTTCTCCGTTGGACGAAGTGAGTAATCATCAGAAAACGTCTGATTTATCTAATTCAGATGTGGATAAATCTTCTATCGGGAATGGGTTTTTGGCTTGTTCTTTCAGTCAGTCTTGCCATGATTGTATAGATAATGATGGGTCCTGGAACACAGGAGCTGCTCATGGGAATGAACCTGAAAGTGTAAAGATTCTGGAAGAATTGTCTCCTATTGATGAGTCTAGCACAGATATGGTGTCTCCACCAAAGATCGTTCAATCTGATTTATGTGGAAGCACAGAAATGAATTGCACTTCACTTGAGGAGGTTGTGCAGATGCAGGGGGAGTTCCAATTGGGTTCAGTAGTCTGCTGCGGTGTAAGACCAAAGAATATGTTACTAGATATGGAAATTGGGCATACAGCCAGTGATTATACATTTTCCTTTGACAGGACTCTCGACTTGGCTCAGCCTGTCAATTTCGTTGCACAAGATGGAAGGCTAGAAAGTATAGTATATGATGCTCTAAATAACCATGCGCAGAGGAAGGCATCTGAAAATAGATCTTCTGTTGGACTTCCAGATACTGCTGTGGTTCAGAGCACAGTTGTAGACTTCAATGGTAACTGTGCTGAAGACAAAATGGCTTCAGATAATAAAATCTCACTTCCAGTTAATGCGGAGTGGCCATTGAAGGATAAGTTAAATTCTACAGATTATGACATTCATAGATCTGTTAATAATGAAGGACCAAAAGAAGAATTAGTACTTCAACATCAGTTATTCCAGTCTTGTACTGAtatgttaaaccatactggtgTCATGCCAGGGATCTCTAGTGCCGAagaatcacagaaattatctgCTGGAGACCCAAATTCCTCTGCTACCTCTCTGGGAACTGATGGGCAAATCAAGAAGTCAGAACTTTTAATTGATGAAGAATCAAATGAAGGACATGCTCCAAAGAAATTATTGTCCAAGAGAAAG ATTATGTCACCAACGTCTCAAGAGAAGCTTTGCAATGCTCTGACTGGTATTGATTTGTGTGATGGAGTTAGACTGA AGAGGAAAATTGTTATTGAAGATTTTGATAAAACTAGAATATCATTACCTCAGCCAGCACACAAGCAAGACAGATCAATGTTTAGCACAGATAGGAGACTTAAGGGCAGGACTTCTATCTCTCCTACAAGCAAAGGGGTTCTTAAGTCAACAGGATCCCCACCCCATCAACAGACAACTTGTTCCTGCATGAGAAGTTCATCCATGGTCTTGGATACTGAGAAAGCTGTTGAGTTTTCTCAAAGACAGATGCATGATATAGAAAACATAGCTGCAAAACTTATAAGGAGCTTGAAGCACATGAAAAGTATAGTGGACGAAAGTTTGTTATCAGAAGCATATTCTCTAGTTCCTAACTTTAACACTGCTGAG ATCAGAGCAGCCTCTGAGGATGCATTAGAAGTGGAGAAGACTACAAGAAAATGGTTGTCGATAATGAACAAAGATTGCAATCGCTTTTGTAAAATACTG AGCCTAGCAAAGAAGAACGCTGTTTCACATCCTGAAGCGCCAAGGAAACAAAGAAAGATAACTTTTGCAGATGAAACTGGAGGAATGCTCTGCCATGTTAAGGTTTTTAAGGATGGACAAACCAATCTTCTTTCTGAATGCCAGAGTGATTTATAA
- the LOC120651927 gene encoding deSI-like protein At4g17486 isoform X2, which translates to MMSGSKKERNLSTCFQLSQKSSVHFCLFSKVRSASPPPGNAPVYLNVYDLTPVNFYVYWAGLGIFHSGIEVHGVEYAFGAHDYSISGVFEVEPRQCPGFRFRKSIYMGTTCLDPLQVREFMEIQSVNYNGDTYHLISKNCNHFCEDICKRLTGNLIPKWVNRLARMGAVCNCILPESLKIDAVRHDPDGQAEDSEKRRLTGAFSCFSSISLCQRHFSTSSLFLRSPAKGTSWDTKQSSSAQLKTS; encoded by the exons ATGATGTCGGGCTCAAAGAAGGAAAGGAATCTCAGCACGTGTTTCCAATTAAGCCAGAAATCTTCCGttcatttttgtttgttttcgaAAGTTCGATCTGCCAGCCCACCACCTGGAAATGCACCAGTTTATCTAAATGTGTATGATTTGACACCAGTAAATTTCTATGTTTACTGGGCTGGTCTAGGGATATTTCATTCTGGCATTGAAG TTCATGGCGTGGAGTATGCATTTGGAGCACATGACTATTCGATTAGTGGAGTTTTTGAGGTGGAACCTCGGCAGTGTCCTGGTTTCAGATTTAGGAAATCAATATACATGGGAACTACCTGCCTGGATCCTCTCCAAGTCAGAGAGTTCATGGAGATTCAGTCAGTAAATTACAATGGGGATACCTATCATTTGATAAGTAAAAACTGCAACCATTTCTGTGAGGATATCTGCAAAAGGTTGACAGgaaatttaattccaaaatggGTTAATCGGCTTGCCAGAATGG GTGCTGTTTGCAACTGCATTCTACCAGAGTCCCTCAAGATTGACGCAGTCCGTCATGACCCAGATGGCCAAGCTGAAGATAGTGAGAAAAGAAGGCTGACAGGTGCCTTCAGTTGCTTCTCTTCAATCTCTCTGTGCCAAAGACATTTCTCAACGTCTTCGCTCTTCCTACGATCGCCTGCGAAAGGAACTTCTTGGGATACAAAACAGTCGAGTTCTGCCCAATTGAAAACGAGCTGA